DNA from Dioscorea cayenensis subsp. rotundata cultivar TDr96_F1 chromosome 26, TDr96_F1_v2_PseudoChromosome.rev07_lg8_w22 25.fasta, whole genome shotgun sequence:
ATAACTAACACCCAAGACCATTCCAGATTGCACAGAGCTGTAAAATAAAGCATTACACTTAATAACCCGCTGataatttcttattcttttaaaaaaaaaaccccaaataattaataaacctGCTCAGGTCCTCGGTAAGAGTTTGACATGCCTCCATCAACAGTCACACTGCCCGTCCCCATCTTCTCTTGCTGATGAAGATGAGGATTTGAACTCTGTGACTGCTGACTTGAAATTGGATGATGTTGAAGTTGTCCCTGCTGACTGCTGTTTTGCTGTTGTTGCTGAAGCTGAGCGATTTTCTACCACAAAAAGAAATGAGGATTGGGAAGGGATTAGAATGCCATTTACGCATTGTGGATCAAAAAAGCCACCGACCAATACTACTGAAcagcaaagaaaagaaaagtagatTAAGATGTATTAAACAAGAGACCAAAGTAAAAACAGTAAACACAGAACAATGAAATCCAAGTTCACTAAAAGCATAACATAATCAGCAAAAAGAGTAACTACAAGTATGGACCAAAGCAATATAATTCAGAAGCAATAGATATTGGAACAAAATGATGGCAATGAATATTACTACCTTGATCAACAAATCAGTATCTGTCCGATTGAGAACAGGACCTGCGGTTTGCATAGGGGAACCAACATTTTGAATGATATCACCAACAAGATTTGCCTGACCATCTTTTCCAAGAACTAAATtcctattatttaaaaacatcctCAACTTTCTGCTGTCAATGTCTCCAGCAGGTGAGGATGTCAAATTTTGTTGTGCCTGAAGAAgaagctgctgctgctgctgcgaAGTGAGAAACTGAAGTTGATGAAATTGTTGCGGAGATTGTATGAATGGCTTTTGTTGTAGAACCCCTGTGCGAAGCTGATCTAGGCCCTAAAAAATGGGAGAAGAGGTCACATCAAGAATGGTGTCTGATTTAGATTAAAGCTTTCTCAATAGAAGGAAAAGAGTGATCAATTAAACCAGCAGCCATTCAAGAAGGAAATACATTTAAACACTGGGAAGAGAAATGACAGGCACTTGAACTGGTCAGACATGGCATATACATTATCAAAAGAGAAGTCATTAATATTAGGTTTGTAATTAACCAGCCTTACATAGCCAACAGTGGTAAGAGAATTGGAGCAATATTCATCAATATGATTGGACTGAGAGCAGGAAAATCATACTTCATTAACCAGATTACCAGGTTCATATTTCTTCATAAGCCCTAAGCTTAAAGATCAGGTATAGCAATTTCCTGTGTTTCAAATGTGATCAATTAGGATAAGATGCAGGATTTAGTAATGCCCCTATAAACGTCTTCATCAGTGCACTCGCATGCCATCATTAAGACATCAATCAATGCTTCACTGCCTCAGTATcttaatttaaacaatgaattgaaataTGTTGTGTGACAATCTTACTGTGAGTGGCCATCCTTTCAAAGTCAAGTTGCTCCCAGCTTGATTTGATCCTGCCACAAGTAAAATGTGTTAGTTTGTATTGCCTGtcatgcaaatcaaacatgGATCAAAACCAAACAGCAAGATGACAATTTCCACTTAAATGGAGCTGACAAAAGTTTCACGAGAATGAAAAGACAGGAAAGAATAAGCTGAAACACACATCATATAGAGATGCTTCGCCCAAAAGAAgacaaagagaaaaaggaataTCTAATGCCACCACAGCACCATAGAAGAAGATCATTTAACATCTTTGAATATGATATTGAGCATAAAATAGCCAGAACACATACATGCTCCAAACTATGAAGACTTTTGACAAATGTGGAAACTTCCAAATgtggaaaaataacaaaatatgaaCACATGCACGAGAAGCTTTATCTGTTTGCATACCCATCAATGAACCATCAAGAGAAGCAGCTCTGGAGTTCAAAACAGGATTCATCTCAGTCTTAATGTCCTGTTACAGAAATGCATTTAGAACAGAAACAATAGGATCAGTAAGTGTCATCTCACAGAGACGTACAGGTGTTGATCCAGGAAGCTGCTGGTTTCTTGCCTGGACTTGCTGCAAAGTTCCAGGAGTACCAACAGTAGAGCCCGGTAAAAGATGcctgaaaaataaagaatgagaATTCATGACCAACAGAAAGAGTCATTTGCAAAAAGACTTGGCATTCACATCATGTATATGATAAACACACGCATGATTCATTCTGTAATTTTGCCAGAACATACTAAACATGCAAATTAAACCACCAAACAAGTCACGATTATCTCAATTTCATACAGAGAGATCACATCAAAAAAGCCATACAACACTCATGATTTGATCGGCGCAAGCATGACAACTTTTGGGCCAGGACTTAACATCAACTGCcagaagaatttttttatgcacgctaatattaagaaaagatgAACTTAACCCCATTGGGcaatatttacaaatttcatGGGAGCCCCATTGATGCGCATCCTAGACAGAATTAGCCAGGTTAATGCCTAAGGATGTTAACAAAAAGAGTAAGTATACCCTGATGATTGTCCAGATCCTGCAGCTGGCTTAGCCATAGAAGCATGGTTTGGATCTAAGAGTTGGCCTGCATTCTCAGCTAATCTTTGCTGCATCAAGTTTTCAAAAAGACGAATAAGAACTCAATATCAACATAATATCATGCAAACAGTAAATTATTTGCAATGCATGCATAAAAAACCTTCATAGATGCCTCATCCAAAGAACCCCTCTGTAGAGGCAATTTTAGCTGTTCCTCGTACATCTTTGTTGCCAAAACATTTGCAGTTCCAGAACTCTGCCGCATCAAAGGATCACCACCTGCAAGCCCATTTGCTGAACCATTCAGCAGATGGGCTCCATCTCTTCGCAACTGCTGGTGTTGTTGCTGCTGTGGGTGTGCATGCCTCTGCATCAGTAGTTGTTGCATttgaatttgttgttgttgttgctgttgttgctgttgttgctggtgctggtgctgttgctgctgctgctgtggctgttgttgctgttgttgttgctgttgttgttgctgctgatGCTGCTGCTGCTCCCGAGCTTTAACAAGTTGAGTCTGCATCACAGGCAACTAcagatttaattttgtttaacaaAACAGCCATATCAACATGTGGCACAGGCAGAATTTAGAGCAAGAATGACCTTCTTGATATACTGCAAACAGTAGGCAGCTTCGCCACAATCTAGTTCAAATCACAATAGTAGCACAATACTTCTCTATATTGTTTTAGAACAATAGAACAATGGAACAATCCAAAGAAATATACTTCCCAAATGGTGAGCTTGTTCAATATAATCACTCCTATTATATGAATTAAAACCTTCTTCCTACAAGAAAATTATCACACACAGATTTCTCCTGTtcagaataagaaaatgtgataACTTGCCTCTATATATGTTGCTGCAACATCAGAGTGTTTCTCATTAGTCCTTGCAATGAAGATATCCCAGAAAACAGACCACCATTCAAACAGAAAGCCACCCGGCGCATCAATTGCTGGAAACGAATTTAATCttagagaaaacataaaaactgGATGTCCGATGCTAAAACCTAAAGAAGACTTCAACTTTAGCTGCAGTTGAATACACCCAACACTTACCAACAGGATCCGAAGAAACTTTCCCTTCTGCCTGAAATGCCTTTGCAGTGGCCTGTAAATTCCTTTTAATGAAATAATCATATATGTAAACATCCAACCTGCCCCATCATCAACAAAGAAGATTTAACCATTGAAAAGCGCAACCAAGAaactaaaaaacataaaaaatactaattaagATGGAAATAGCTCAACAACCAAAACTGCATAAGATGAAATATTTTAATCACTGGCCTGATTACCGGAccgaaaaaaaagaaagccaTGGAATCTAAAATGCACTGTCATTTTAACAATATACATCAAAGGAACCAGAAATTAAACGATAAATCCCATAATATCAATTTACACAATAAGAAGCCATTGACGAATGTCTATGACCTCGACCATAAGGCAAAATAGAAGACGAATACTCTCTCTGTAAGCTCCCATCAGATAAAGCGTCAAAAAAGAACATCTTTTTAATGACCAAAACTAAAACCTAAACTCAGAGCCCCACCATAAAACATCTAAAACCTACACAGTCTCAAGATAATAAACAACATTCATAAACAAATCACCAAGCTAAGCAATAAAACtaaatttcatcaaacaatccaatatttaaaaaaaaaaaacaaaaaactcacATTTTATCAGCTTCCCAGTTGGTTTGCGACATAATTTCAACAAAATCCAACGCCTCAAACCCTAACAAGCTTCAAACAATCCCTAcaatcctcctcctcctcctcgaaTCCGATTCTGAAAACACTCCCATCCCCTTTTCTAACCCAAAGCTGAGCTGAACTCGATCTACTTTTTCTAAAAATCCAGAAGAATCACCAAGGAAAACCAGGGGCCAGGAAAGAAACAAATCGAGAAACACTACTAACAAGTGAAGAGGAAATTTTATACAAAGGGAAAggcacaaaaatatttatatttatatataattaccttcattaataaaaataaaaataaaaaaaaatctttcaataattaatttattaattatgtcTGTTTTTGGTCCCCTTTATTTAGACTGATTCATTTGACCACACACGTGGCAAAGAGATAAGTCGATTGACAGAGAGTTCCTTCGCTGAGAGTCAAGAACTGaggtaattttttctttttcttttttaaattattttaattgcggaatatttattttgttttattttatttatattcctgAGCGGTATTTCGACATGTGTTGCCTTGTGCGTCACTATAAGAAGGAAGTGGTATAAGGAAATATGAGCCGTTGGATGGATGTGGGTAACGGTTGAGATGATTGGTGTACGAAACGCGAACCGGCTGAGCTGTGGACTCTGGTACTTATCCTCGTCCGTTAATGCTTGGAAGCATCCCCAGACGTGGTGCATGGGCCCACTGAATTGACGACTAcgatttgatgattttttactttcctttttatttatttatttttctatatattttaatttttatttacttatcatGCACATACATATGTTAAGATTTTAATTGTTAACTCTACATCTATCtgaatttatttatgattttctttaaatagGACCATTTATCATctgcttattaaaaaaataataaatattatgaaaataaatataataatcctgataaactaatgtttcaaggaaatttgttgatttataattaatgttGGTGATGGATGAGAAATACATGATTGTAATGatattttctatttaagaatatatataaagttgtttaaatgatattttataaattttaaaataatggcCTAAATTAGATCCAAATTTCATAGCACGGACAGAGTTTGAGATCCAATTTATGCCCACAGgcaatatgtttatttattaatgcatGAATAAATGCACGTTAATGGGTCTATGGCTTTATTTAAAGTTAGGTACCACATCACATgtacttttgatttttttttattattattattaatgggTGGTTTATTATAAGTCATACAATTTTTATATCGAATTTTTAAATCCATaatcttcaataaaaatatgcATCTCATGCTGAGACACACGATCCTTATAAATTCCAAACACTATATTTTAGGTGTCAATGCCATTTTCGTCATCGCCGTTGGAGAGCTCTCACTAAGACCCTGCTGggtggttattttattttatttatttatttaataagcTAGTGGGTGGTTATTGCTTTAACCctcaaaataatcataataataatattattattgtttattaaaaagtaaaaacatgggGAAGGTAATGATGGGAAAGAGGGAGAAATacgatttttaaaaaaaatcacttctaATCAAATTTTAAACCAACACTCTATTTGAAGGCAAAAGATGCACTgcaaataattttcttaaaaacagTCTATACACCTTAATATGTGCAACACTGCCAGACTTTTAGCAAGACTTTATGCCTTTACCAGTTTAGCCGTGTAACTACTCCCTGGCACTTATTTAGGCATTtctatttcaaaatgaaaacctCAACGCTAAAACTGACATGCTCTCACTTAAGCGATTAAAAATCATCTTACCTTTTGGAAAACTCTAATATATGTTTATGGGGACGATTGACACCAATTTACTCATTCTTCTCGACCATCACCATTTATTGGATATCAATCTTTGAATTACCAATATAGGTGACAAAAGAGATTGATAAAAACATGTATGGAATTTCTTGTGGAATGGCATGAACCTTACCCGCTTAAAAATACCGCCTTATTTCATATATGGTAGTGAATATGCCGCACAAGAGAACAAGAGAACAAAATCATGACTTtagaaaacattataaaacatcGACGTAACAGAATATTGACAAATACGTGCATACTTTGCCACAAACTAGAGGAAATAATAGATCATTCACTGATAATTTGTCAATTTGCCTCCAAGATTTGGATGTATTTCACTGTCTTATTTAAGATCCCAAGCACCACTTTGCCATTAAGAAGGCTTGATTCAATTGGGAAACCTCCAATGTACTAAGATTGATTGGTCTTGGGAACTTTTTATACAAGCAATTTGCTAGATTATTTGGATGGAAAGAAATAGTGTCATTTTTAATTGCATTGCACACTCTCATCTTTCCTCCATCTTGTTGCATGGGTAAATGGAGTTACATATGCTAAAAAAGACAAGGTGAGGGAGACTATCTCAACAATCAAATGAAGTTTTGAACTTCATAGGAATTTCACTTGAATCGAGGGAATGCCAACGAGGCTTAAGTAATTTCGATAGGTAAAGGagattagtaatgttttttttttttattattatttttatttattcttcatcTCATGTGGTTCTCAAGTTGTtgatcagattttttttttttttatttcttttcttttcttttctttttgttgcataCCTTATTGTATTTTCATCCCTTATCTATTATGGCTTTCCAGTTTAATAGATgagatttatcaattttaaaaagaatataattttcataaattagtaaatgatgaaaaatgagttttatgacCTTAAACCCAAAACCATatttacacttttttttttaaaaaaaaaatgaataaaccacttatattaaattaaataaaaccccattttttccctatttatataaaaaaaaaaaattcatatgagtgttttatttttatccaaattattattatttttgtattatggaCATTGTCAGCCCTGTTTTATAAGGTTGAGACTCTTGTATATATTATCAAACAATTTATGAGTATTTAGCAAGGAGCCcccaataaattttaaattttcaaatatttaatgtGGTTTTTGATAATAAAAAGCATCTTGATTCATGTTTGACAAAACTAGGTTTATTGAATTCCTGAATTTTGTAAATTCTCCACATCCTTTTATATATGATTACATTGATGAGCTATTCACTCAAATTTATACCCATTAGGTTATATAATAATACCCTGAAAAGATAAATTTCTCTACTGCAGCATGACAAGATTATCAAATACAGTTTTTTCACATAATTCGAAGACTAATAGTTTTATACAAACACAATATCATTCTTGAATCTGGAgtacatattatatatgttatcCTGGTTAGAAAATCACCAAAGGCCATGCAAAAAATATCTGCAGGGAAAATCTGATGGTTGGTGCAGCATTATTAGTCATTTAACAACTCAACagcaattaataataaatataataatattactcTAGAGAATGAAACAACTATATATGACAGTGGCAGAAGTGATTAAACAGACAGCAAGATCGAgaacaattaattaatacaaacaaatgaaGGCATAAAGTCACCGAATAGTGAATGAAGAAGCTTGGAACAGAGGCCTGCACTGCATGTTAGAGCACGCCGCCCTTGTGACCAATGAGAGAGATGGCTGGATATCTAGTTCCAATGGCTCCCGGGAGATCAATGATAAAACTGAGGACCGAATCCACCCACTAAACCCAGGCTTAAATGATTGGGGTTGAGGGGCCTGCATATCCATTTTGCTgttctattttatatttatctgtTCACAGAATCACAGGAACAGAGACTCTCATCAGAAAGAATGCTATACACACACACTCTTTATGTTTTTGCAGTTACATTTTctgatcatgatcatcatcactCAAATGTCAGTGTCTTCTCACTTGTTTGTCACCAAGGCCTGGACTGCATGCATGAAGATGTGTGTTTATGCCACCTGCTCATGTTGTGACGTTACCCATCCCCGTGTACGCTTCTGTGATGAGAATTCCCATGCACCTGCCTTTGCTGCTGCAgtctctcactctctctttaCTGTTTGCAAGTCTTTGGAATATGTTcactttgattaatttatttattttgacgaGTGATTTATTTTACATTATGTGTGCACACACGTACATGGTACGCTCACGCTCCCAGAAGATGGTGCACATGTCTATCCATTCTCATGTCCGGTTGATCATCACGCAATCATCCATCAAGGTGTAtgtcaatcaatcaatcaatcatgtTAGGGACAGTCAGGGGAGCCATTTTGGAGTAGGCCTAATCTCTGTTTAGATATTAAGATGATCTAGTCCCAAACACTAGtaaatttttctttgaattagaAATGAGCCACAAAAAGGAAAGCTTTTCAAGAAGGGTAGGTAAAAAATAGTGTAAGGGCCCGTTTGTTTCGCTGAACCCATGGCTGAAGTGGGCGAAGTGGCGAGTTCGATGACATTTGAGTGTGTTTGGTTACTTGAAGTGGTCCCAGAAGTGGTGATGTGACAAGTCCGGAACTCGGTTACTTCGCCATCTGACTTCGGGCCAAGAAATCCCGAAGTGGCACTTCGGTTCCCCACTTCCAGCACGTGGTAACACGTGATGACCCTTAAGATTACCCCACTTCCTGATTGCCTGTTCACTTTCCCATTTCTCTTCTCGCGATCCTTCGTTTTCATCGCCGCCAGCCCGTGATGTTCTACATCTTTTGTTAGGGTTTCTAGTCCGCCGTCGAGAATCGCGTTCCTCTTCACTTCCCCCCTTCCCTCCCGTACGTCATTGACGTTGCTTGTCTTCTTTGCCTAGTTCTTCAGCTCTTCTCTCGAGCGCAATGggattatataaatttgtttccGGTTTTTGGTTCAATCCTTGTAGTCTAActactatgtttttttgttacaaTCACGGATCTAGTGCACGCCCGACAATTTCCTCCCAGATCTATCGCAGTTCTTTGTCTTCGGAGGTTTGCCCTTTGCTCACTGTGTAAACTGGTTTTTACCCTTCGATGTGAGTATCTTTCTTGATATTGTAGATCTTTTGAGTTTGTCAAAGCGATTTTTGTAGGTTTCTTTCCCGGTGTTATGTTTGTTAACCaagtttttttagtttgtttttttccgaatatttttgtttgtataaaGCTCGGCAATTTGCCTTCCAATTTTTTTGTATGGGCTATTGTAATTTTTTCCCTGTGTTTTGCTTTGATATTAACCCATCCTTTTTTTCCCATcctttttttcccatctttgttTCTTGTCATGTGCTTTTCTCGTATGAGTTGGTTCCCCATTAACCCATCCTTGTTTGTTTTTCCATGTGTTTTTGCCTTTCAAATTACCTCGATCTGTAATTGTTACTCGTATTTTTccatgttttgtgatttttcttttcattcatcgtgtttttgtttttcatagtaAAACACATCTTTAATTCTTCTTGAACTAGTTTCCATTGTATTATGGTTTGAATTCCTTACAATCATCTATTATGTGATTTAGTTTGTCTAATGTTGAATTCATTGTTTCCAAGTCCATTTTGAAgactttcattttttgtttttcttgatttttgtgtTCTTCATCTTATCATGCTTGCAGTTTGATATTTGTTCATTGTGTATATGGACCAAATTCATATGATAGTGTCTTATTTAGTAATTCTGCTTCACAGTCAGTTGTTCAACATTTTTCCTGTTAactatttctttaaaaaagCACATATCATATCTTGGACATTGTTTTTTGCAAGTTGTGTTCCCTTTTAAGAAGTGTCATTGTTGATTCATTTCTAGCATCTGTATTGCCTATCATGTGATGATATATACTTTGCAACTTTGTGAAGTAGACATTTATATTGTCGCAGTTTTCATGAAAGTGTTCTATTAATTGCAATATCATGTGatgccatatatttttttttcacctttGGCATATGTATTGTTTATCATAGTGTTCTATCAATGTACTTCTCATGGGCTATACTTGCATGACAATGCTACTTCTTTATGATGTGTTCCTTTTTAAGAAGTTAGATTCTTAAACTTTTTCCAGCAGTTGTATTGTCTAACATGTGATGGCAGAGGTGGACTTATATATTCTCTCAGTTTGAAGTTATTAAGTGGTCTACTAAATGCATGATCATGTTATGgcatatatttttgtcaccttTTTTTCGCAGCCGCATTGTCTGCCATAGTGTTCTGTCAATATAATCGTTATGTATCGTACTTGTATGCCATTGTTTACTCGCTAATGATGTGTTccttaataaaaacattaagaaGTCATAGACCGGTAATGACAGAACATGATTATCCTAGTTGGTTTATATACTTAACATGTGTGGACCGAATTAGATTATCTGCTAAATTTAGTCTTACTCCATTCCTCCATTATGTAGATGGATAGTTGGGCAGTTAATGAGCGCACGAGGCCATTGGCTGCTGCGTTCACAACTGTTATTGTCATTATTGTGTACCTAGTAGAGGAAATGCATGTTACTAGGCCGGGCAGAAGTAAAGAACCATCAATTTTTCGTGACCTAACTAGGAAACGACATATGGAACGCATTCTTAGGGGTGGGCAAGATTATTGCGTAAGCTATCTTAGAATGGATGTAGGTCCTTTCTTACATCTTTCTTCCATCTTCCGTGACAAGCACCTCCTCGTAGACAGTAGACATGTGTCGGTCGAGGAACAATTAGCCATCTTCTTGCATATAGTTGGCCACAACACCAAGAACAGGATAATGCGAGTTGAGTTCCTACGATCTGGGGAAACCATTAGCCGATATTTTAACAATGTCCTCCGAGCTGTGTGCGCCATCCGTGATGATTTTGTTCACCCCCCAAGTGGTACTTGCCATCACGAAATAGAGACGAACCCAAATTGGTACCCTTTCTTTAAGGTAAGtaattaatcatatattaaatttttactagcagagattaaaaaaaaccatgctTGTCAATTTTGTTATACTTTATCACCTCCATGTAGGATTGTGTGGGTCTATTAGACGGGACACATGTTGATGCTTCTGTCCCTTCTAATGAAATACCACGGTTCCGTGGCCGAAAGGGTCCAACACAAAATGTCCTCGCGGTGGTGAACCCTGACTTACAGTTCACCTATGTGTTGGCGGGTTGGGAAGGCTCAGCAAATGACTTCACTGTGTTAAAAGATGTATTAGCACGACCACATCCCGAGGGGTTGAAGGTGTTAGAAGGTATAACgtattgattttgtttgttgcAGATTAAAATCAGTAATTATTAAACGTTTCTTGTATTGTAGGAAAATACTATTTGGTAGACGCTGGGTACACAACAATGAATGGTTTCATAGCACCGTACCGCGGCGTTAGGTATCACCTAAAGGAACATAGTGGCAGGCCACCAACCAATCCGAAAGAATTGTTCAATCTCCGGCACTCAATGTTACGCTCCCGAGTTGAGCGTGCTTTCGGCACATTGAAGAACCGTTTTAAGATTCTAACCTCTCACCCATTTTTCCCCTTCAGGACTCAGGTTAAGCTCGTCCTTGGGTGTTGCATCATTCATAACTATATTGCAGGTGTCGACCCGAGTGATAGGATATTGCTTGAAGGAAGCACACAGCAAGATGAATATATTAATGCGTCACAAACCCGATCACAACGAGCACAACGTGAGGAAAATAGGCAGTGGGTGGAGTTGAGGGATAACATTGCAAATGACATGTGGAATCGCTACAATGGCTTCGTCTGACCCTAATATGTTCTTTAGACCCTAATATGTTCTTTAGACTTTTTCCATCAAtgcttttttctttaatcttttTACCTCGAATGCTTGTGATATTCTGCATGAGTTATTGCTATGTGTGATACCCTTGTTGTTGATTTCTTTCAGTCATATGATTCAGATGCAATGTATGATGTGTTTCCTTTCCAATTTCCAAGTTgtgcttctttttttgttgtgtcTA
Protein-coding regions in this window:
- the LOC120253030 gene encoding transcriptional corepressor LEUNIG-like isoform X4 is translated as MSQTNWEADKMLDVYIYDYFIKRNLQATAKAFQAEGKVSSDPVAIDAPGGFLFEWWSVFWDIFIARTNEKHSDVAATYIEYIKKTQLVKAREQQQHQQQQQQQQQQQQQPQQQQQQHQHQQQQQQQQQQQQIQMQQLLMQRHAHPQQQQHQQLRRDGAHLLNGSANGLAGGDPLMRQSSGTANVLATKMYEEQLKLPLQRGSLDEASMKQRLAENAGQLLDPNHASMAKPAAGSGQSSGHLLPGSTVGTPGTLQQVQARNQQLPGSTPDIKTEMNPVLNSRAASLDGSLMGSNQAGSNLTLKGWPLTGLDQLRTGVLQQKPFIQSPQQFHQLQFLTSQQQQQLLLQAQQNLTSSPAGDIDSRKLRMFLNNRNLVLGKDGQANLVGDIIQNVGSPMQTAGPVLNRTDTDLLIKKIAQLQQQQQNSSQQGQLQHHPISSQQSQSSNPHLHQQEKMGTGSVTVDGGMSNSYRGPEQAPKNQGGRKRKQPVSSSGPANSSGTANTTGPSPSSAPSTPSTHTPGDMPSLQHNGSSSKPLLVFPSDGTNQLVDIDRFVDDGALDDNVESFLSQDDSDPRDAIGRSMDVTKAGFTFAEIASARASTNKVICCHFSSDGKLLATGGHDKKACLWYTDTLKLKLTLEEHSFLITDVRFSPSMPRLATSSFDKTVRVWDAENPGYSLRTFTGHPAAVMSLDFHPIKEDFICSCDKDGEIRYWSINNGSCAEVFKTVEGGTTQMRFQPHMGRYLAAASENTVSILDVESLAIRQSLKGHAKTVDSVCWDPSGEYVASVSEDSVKVWSVGSGSEGDCVHELSCYGNKFHSCVFHPNYPSLLVIGAYQSIELWDMTENKTRSIAAHERLIASMAVSNVTGLIASASHDTFVKLWK
- the LOC120253030 gene encoding transcriptional corepressor LEUNIG-like isoform X2 yields the protein MSQTNWEADKMLDVYIYDYFIKRNLQATAKAFQAEGKVSSDPVAIDAPGGFLFEWWSVFWDIFIARTNEKHSDVAATYIEYIKKTQLVKAREQQQHQQQQQQQQQQQQQPQQQQQQHQHQQQQQQQQQQQQIQMQQLLMQRHAHPQQQQHQQLRRDGAHLLNGSANGLAGGDPLMRQSSGTANVLATKMYEEQLKLPLQRGSLDEASMKQRLAENAGQLLDPNHASMAKPAAGSGQSSGHLLPGSTVGTPGTLQQVQARNQQLPGSTPDIKTEMNPVLNSRAASLDGSLMGSNQAGSNLTLKGWPLTGLDQLRTGVLQQKPFIQSPQQFHQLQFLTSQQQQQLLLQAQQNLTSSPAGDIDSRKLRMFLNNRNLVLGKDGQANLVGDIIQNVGSPMQTAGPVLNRTDTDLLIKKIAQLQQQQQNSSQQGQLQHHPISSQQSQSSNPHLHQQEKMGTGSVTVDGGMSNSYRGPEQAPKNQGGRKRKQPVSSSGPANSSGTANTTGPSPSSAPSTPSTHTPGDMPSLQHNGSSSKPLLVFPSDGTNQLRGDNKHVLQVDIDRFVDDGALDDNVESFLSQDDSDPRDAIGRSMDVTKGFTFAEIASARASTNKVICCHFSSDGKLLATGGHDKKACLWYTDTLKLKLTLEEHSFLITDVRFSPSMPRLATSSFDKTVRVWDAENPGYSLRTFTGHPAAVMSLDFHPIKEDFICSCDKDGEIRYWSINNGSCAEVFKTVEGGTTQMRFQPHMGRYLAAASENTVSILDVESLAIRQSLKGHAKTVDSVCWDPSGEYVASVSEDSVKVWSVGSGSEGDCVHELSCYGNKFHSCVFHPNYPSLLVIGAYQSIELWDMTENKTRSIAAHERLIASMAVSNVTGLIASASHDTFVKLWK
- the LOC120253030 gene encoding transcriptional corepressor LEUNIG-like isoform X6, coding for MSQTNWEADKMLDVYIYDYFIKRNLQATAKAFQAEGKVSSDPVAIDAPGGFLFEWWSVFWDIFIARTNEKHSDVAATYIETQLVKAREQQQHQQQQQQQQQQQQQPQQQQQQHQHQQQQQQQQQQQQIQMQQLLMQRHAHPQQQQHQQLRRDGAHLLNGSANGLAGGDPLMRQSSGTANVLATKMYEEQLKLPLQRGSLDEASMKQRLAENAGQLLDPNHASMAKPAAGSGQSSGHLLPGSTVGTPGTLQQVQARNQQLPGSTPDIKTEMNPVLNSRAASLDGSLMGSNQAGSNLTLKGWPLTGLDQLRTGVLQQKPFIQSPQQFHQLQFLTSQQQQQLLLQAQQNLTSSPAGDIDSRKLRMFLNNRNLVLGKDGQANLVGDIIQNVGSPMQTAGPVLNRTDTDLLIKKIAQLQQQQQNSSQQGQLQHHPISSQQSQSSNPHLHQQEKMGTGSVTVDGGMSNSYRGPEQAPKNQGGRKRKQPVSSSGPANSSGTANTTGPSPSSAPSTPSTHTPGDMPSLQHNGSSSKPLLVFPSDGTNQLVDIDRFVDDGALDDNVESFLSQDDSDPRDAIGRSMDVTKGFTFAEIASARASTNKVICCHFSSDGKLLATGGHDKKACLWYTDTLKLKLTLEEHSFLITDVRFSPSMPRLATSSFDKTVRVWDAENPGYSLRTFTGHPAAVMSLDFHPIKEDFICSCDKDGEIRYWSINNGSCAEVFKTVEGGTTQMRFQPHMGRYLAAASENTVSILDVESLAIRQSLKGHAKTVDSVCWDPSGEYVASVSEDSVKVWSVGSGSEGDCVHELSCYGNKFHSCVFHPNYPSLLVIGAYQSIELWDMTENKTRSIAAHERLIASMAVSNVTGLIASASHDTFVKLWK